The following proteins are co-located in the Hippoglossus stenolepis isolate QCI-W04-F060 chromosome 23, HSTE1.2, whole genome shotgun sequence genome:
- the homezb gene encoding homeobox and leucine zipper encoding b, giving the protein MEGGLPGLGQNTPDACGETQESKVAPAAFNMNQNRAVVLPLLSENQMFLWVHLNQIDLQLDGVAELNKAFDGFPYLTQKQTAVLAQRCSLQPDQVKVWFMVQRLRYGISWDYEDIQEVQRKFMSGQGKIRGKKELRTQTTQNRMREEVKEETSEKKEQKRGVKESGRKKAGKVTESSKLGRNGSIERLEGKMMQELPENKEEDSEVETLVEVRENTQKRRKRHAVPNKIEKTMEEDDGVVERAREGKSETKSLTREKRATLRLAFSNCQYPNRSDYEHLVRSIGIPWPTLVQWFSDTRYYMKRGKPRWMKQEQHSQALANIRYRQCLKVLAKEQLSKVKQLRRGSLRGSSKCAFRSEMMPPPLQPKQQEKERRR; this is encoded by the coding sequence ATGGAGGGAGGGCTTCCAGGGCTCGGACAGAACACACCTGATGCTTGTGGTGAGACACAAGAAAGTAAGGTCGCCCCGGCGGCTTTCAACATGAACCAAAACCGTGCAGTGGTTCTGCCCCTGCTCTCTGAGAATCAGATGTTTCTGTGGGTGCACTTGAACCAGATCGACCTACAGCTGGACGGTGTAGCAGAGCTCAACAAGGCCTTTGACGGCTTCCCGTATCTAACACAGAAACAGACCGCTGTGCTGGCGCAGCGCTGCTCCCTGCAACCAGACCAAGTGAAGGTGTGGTTCATGGTACAGAGGCTCCGCTACGGCATTAGCTGGGACTACGAAGACATCCAAGAGGTTCAGAGGAAGTTCATGTCCGGTCAGGGAAAGATTCGGGGAAAGAAAGAGCTGCGAACCCAAACTACCCAAAACAGGATGCGGGAAGAGGTAAAAGAGGAGACAAGCGAGAAGAAGGAACAGAAGAGAGGGGTAAAAGAATCTGGTAGGAAGAAGGCGGGAAAGGTCACGGAGAGCTCAAAACTGGGACGAAATGGGTCTATTGAGCGACTGGAGGGAAAGATGATGCAGGAGCTACCAGAGAACAAAGAGGAGGATAGTGAAGTAGAAACTCTTGTGGAGGTCAGAGAGAATACTCAGAAAAGGCGCAAAAGGCATGCCGTGCCAAACAAGATTGAAAAGACGATGGAAGAAGATGACGGTGTCGTggagagagccagagagggCAAGTCAGAGACAAAATCTTTAACTAGAGAGAAGAGGGCAACGCTGCGGTTGGCTTTCTCTAACTGCCAGTATCCAAACAGAAGCGACTACGAACACCTGGTGAGGTCGATCGGTATCCCTTGGCCAACGTTGGTGCAGTGGTTCAGCGACACACGCTATTACATGAAGAGGGGAAAGCCACGCTGGATGAAGCAGGAGCAGCACAGCCAGGCGCTGGCCAACATCAGGTACCGGCAGTGCCTGAAGGTGCTGGCAAAGGAGCAGCTGAGTAAGGTAAAACAACTTCGAAGAGGAAGCTTGAGAGGAAGTAGCAAATGTGCGTTCAGATCAGAAATGATGCCTCCGCCTCTGCAGCCgaaacaacaggaaaaggaaCGAAGACGATGA
- the cideb gene encoding cell death activator CIDE-B: protein MEGTSSFIKSVTKRVWSPTQRPFRVCCHNRATRKGITAGTLEELKERVYQALLLSLSAVSLSLVCEEDGTEVDTDEFLTTLPDNTMLMALEPGQMWKSQTGAVVPKSHDHNKPRTGRDIARVTFDLYKISPKDMFGSLSVKATFQGLYSVSADFQCLGPKKILREALRVASALLQAAGHLLITSASMIRRVIEGAEFWQPQRAEYTASWN, encoded by the exons ATGGAGGGCACATCCTCATTCATCAA GTCAGTGACCAAGCGAGTGTGGTCCCCGACGCAGAGACCCTTCAGAGTGTGTTGTCACAACAGGGCGACCAGGAAGGGCATCACAGCTGGGaccctggaggagctgaaagaaCGG GTGTACCAGGCGCTGCTGCTGTCCCTCTCTGCAGTGTCTCTGTCCCTGGTTTGTGAGGAGGACGGCACAGAGGTGGACACCGACGAGTTCCTCACGACGCTGCCCGACAACACAATGCTCATGGCCCTGGAGCCCGGACAGATGTGGAAATCCCAGACA GGTGCAGTCGTGCCCAAATCTCACGACCACAACAAGCCTCGGACCGGGAGAGACATAGCGCGtgtcacctttgacctttacaAGATTAGCCCTAAGGACATGTTTGGCTCGCTGAGCGTGAAGGCCACGTTTCAGGGGCTGTACTCTGTGAGCGCCGACTTCCAGTGTCTGGGGCCCAAGAAGATCCTCAG AGAAGCCCTGCGTGTGGCCTCCGCCCTCCTTCAGGCCGCTGGACACCTGCTCATCACGTCCGCTTCCATGATCCGTCGCGTCATTGAAGGCGCCGAGTTTTGGCAGCCGCAGCGGGCAGAGTACACGGCCAGCTGGAACTGA
- the tinf2 gene encoding TERF1-interacting nuclear factor 2, translating into MATRTPKDTDVSLPFAALQLLAPPMRLVSAAFWKVLKQRDVMQYGVVEEFVTLACDTVPGLLTVRHQGKLTLGLRGRLILELLRRQEPDVMVIEPHMKRIRAPAAPSSSLSAAVRKDVKIAKTVESFHSFVHALLTDPAERDQFFEEEFPVDYGPKFDEELEKLLWEFLIRLDQLLPVPNLAQTVSWLSDAPPVLEECARSATQPQLLNILLQHQTCLGHLEPAASLPPNMGDSILDSLSLPPSGRVASNKGGAKASAGDQSGKGKTPFIKPVIGLISNEDVPVMVSASKRALRDDKPATSEDATNKHLGEKESLKFTVVKERQKPDDGGKEGEEQLEGERDVSNRSRGTKRKQPDNRQSEFDEEEEEEEEEDEDEDDAGMTRSGKRKMSSVRQGSGDQRTSESEEEQLNRAALVLCMTQLGIQSLHLPDDPSLCSLFECCLRRQPRIIIEKLQVASAGANRTGGGGRSFYKEENQRRKSPVKAPVHKSRSSQLEKPDSDSSGLDDKENHPLSSSISGSPRRRTNAETPAAAGGSEDYVADSEDEATKNFKGRLFMKRYYKTKHGTYVPTLREYWKPGVARRDLLSTASKRR; encoded by the exons ATGGCCACGAGGACACCTAAAGACACTG ATGTCAGCCTCCCCTTCGCTGCACTTCAGCTCCTCGCCCCCCCCATGCGCCTGGTGTCCGCGGCCTTCTGGAAGGTGCTGAAGCAGCGGGATGTGATGCAGTACGGGGTCGTGGAGGAGTTTGTGACCCTGGCCTGTGACACCGTCCCCGGGCTGCTCACCGTGAGGCACCAGGGCAAGCTGACGCTGGGGCTGAGAGGACGG CTGATCTTAGAGCTTCTTCGTAGACAAGAGCCTGATGTGATGGTGATTGAACCTCACATGAAAAGGATCCGTGCTCCGGCTGCCCCTTCGTCCTCCTTGTCTGCTGCCGTG AGAAAGGACGTAAAAATTGCAAAAACAGTCGAAAGCTTCCATTCATTTGTTCACGCGCTGCTGACCGACCCGGCAGAGAGAGACCAGTTCTTCGAG GAGGAGTTTCCTGTGGATTACGGTCCGAAGTTTgacgaggagctggagaagctgctgtggGAGTTTTTGATACGACTGGACCAGTTGCTGCCAGTTCCCAACCTAGCTCAG ACTGTGTCGTGGCTCAGTGATGCCCCCCCTGTCCTGGAGGAGTGCGCGCGGTCAGCCACCCAGCCCCAGCTCCTCAACATTTTGCTTCAGCATCAAACTTGTCTTGGTCATCTTGAGCCCGCAG ccTCTCTCCCCCCAAACATGGGAGACTCCATCCTGGATTCACTTTCTCTGCCACCGTCTGGAAGAGTCGCTTCAAATAAAGGAGGAGCCAAAGCGTCTGCAGGGGATCAGTCCGGTAAAGGGAAGACACCATTTATAAAACCTGTAATCGGACTAATATCTAACGAAGACGTACCGGTCATGGTCTCGGCCAGTAAACGGGCCCTGAGAGACGACAAGCCAGCCACCTCAGAAgatgcaacaaacaaacatctgggGGAAAAAGAGAGCTTAAAGTTCACTGTGGTAAAAGAGAGACAAAAACCCgatgatggagggaaagagggtgAAGAACAgctggagggggagagggacGTCTCCAACAGAAGCAGAGGAACGAAACGCAAACAACCTGACAACAGACAAAGTGAAtttgacgaggaggaggaggaggaggaagaagaagacgaagacgaagacgacgcAGGCATGACCAGATCtgggaagaggaagatgagcagCGTCAGGCAGGGAAGCGGTGACCAGAGAACAagtgagagtgaagaagagCAGCTAAACAGAGCAGCACTGGTATTGTGCATGACCCAGCTGGGCATCCAGAGTCTCCACCTGCCGGACGATCCGTCCCTCTGCTCCCTTTTCGAGTGTTGTCTGAGAAGACAACCCAGAATTATCATCGAAAAACTGCAAGTGGCCTCTGCTGGTGCCAACAGGACGGGCGGAGGAGGAAGATCCTTCTATAAGGAGGAGAATCAGAGGAGGAAGTCACCGGTCAAAGCTCCGGTGCACAAAAGCAGGAGCTCCCAACTGGAAAAGCCTGACTCAGACAGTTCTGGCTTGGATGACAAAGA AAATCATCCTCTCTCATCGAGTATAAGCGGCTCCCCTCGCCGACGCACTAACGCAG AGACGCCGGCCGCggcaggaggaagtgaagactaCGTCGCTGATTCTGAGGATGAGGCCACAAAGAACTTCAAAGGGAGG CTGTTCATGAAGCGCTACTACAAGACCAAACACGGCACATACGTTCCCACTCTGAGGGAGTACTGGAAACCGGGGGTGGCTCGGAGAGACTTGCTGTCGACTGCCAGTAAACGCAGGTGA
- the dhrs4 gene encoding dehydrogenase/reductase SDR family member 4: MLRSVFRSLRTNTVSARRSMSQSSLAGKVAIVTASTDGIGLAAAEALGKRGAHVVVSSRRQANVDKAVALLQSQSIQVTGTTCNVGKGEDREKLVQMALEKCGGIDILVSNAAVNPFFGNIMDSTEDVWDKILSINVKSAFLMTKLVVPHMEKRGGGNVVFVSSVAGYQPMQGLGPYSVSKTALLGLTRALAPELAQSNIRVNCVAPGVIKTRFSSALWENDDVMDEFKKQLSIKRIGEPAEIGGVIAFLCSDEASYITGETVTVTGGIGCRL, from the exons ATGTTGAGGAGTGTGTTCAGGAGCCTGAGGACCAACACTGTCTCTGCCCGGAGAAGCATGTCTCAAAGCAGCCTGGCTGGAAAGGTGGCCATCGTCACTGCCTCCACAGATGG AATTGGTCTGGCTGCAGCTGAGGCTCTGGGAAAGCGAGGCGCCCACGTGGTGGTGAGCAGCCGGCGACAGGCCAACGTGGACAAGGCTGTGGCGCTGCTGCAGAGCCAGAGCATCCAAGTGACGGGCACCACCTGTAACGTGGGCaaaggagaagacagagagaaactggtTCAAATG GCTCTGGAGAAGTGCGGGGGAATCGACATCCTGGTGTCAAACGCAGCGGTCAACCCTTTCTTCGGAAACATCATGGACTCCACAGAGGACGTCTGGGACAAG ATCCTGTCTATAAATGTGAAGTCGGCCTTTCTCATGACCAAGTTGGTGGTGCCTCACATGGAGAAAAGGGG AGGTGGAAATGTAGTGTTTGTGTCGTCTGTGGCTGGATACCAACCGATGCAG GGGCTGGGTCCGTACAGCGTCAGTAAAACAGCCTTGTTGGGTCTGACCCGGGCGCTGGCCCCTGAGCTGGCTCAGAGCAACATAAGAGTGAACTGCGTGGCCCCTGGAGTCATCAAGACCCGCTTCAGCTCTGCG TTATGGGAAAATGACGACGTGATGGACGAGTTCAAAAAGCAGCTCAGCATCAAAAG AATTGGAGAGCCCGCAGAAATTGGCGGCGTGATCGCGTTCCTGTGCTCGGACGAGGCTTCGTACATCACCGGAGAGACCGTCACGGTGACGGGGGGGATTGGCTGTCGACTCTGA